In Tautonia rosea, a single window of DNA contains:
- a CDS encoding RNA polymerase sigma factor: protein MAAPPPSSLTIGSASGPEPLDWSAVLAEHGRWLRTVIRARLGEPQGVEEVLQEVSLAAIAQRSPVSDSSRIGAWLYGLAVRQALLYRRSQGRRRKLNARYAEVTQADSPAGHPDPLDWLMATERDGLIRRAVDELSPKDRELLLLKYTEDWSCRQLADRLGLSESAVEARLHRARARLRTKLDRCLQQTNRD from the coding sequence ATGGCTGCACCGCCTCCCTCCTCGCTCACGATCGGTTCGGCTTCCGGGCCGGAGCCACTTGACTGGTCGGCTGTACTGGCCGAGCACGGTCGATGGCTTCGTACGGTCATTCGTGCCCGGCTGGGAGAACCGCAGGGCGTCGAGGAGGTCTTGCAAGAGGTTTCGCTCGCTGCGATTGCCCAGCGATCGCCGGTCTCAGACTCGTCTCGGATCGGAGCCTGGCTCTATGGTCTTGCGGTCCGTCAAGCGTTGCTTTACCGGCGATCTCAGGGTCGTCGTCGCAAACTCAACGCCCGCTATGCCGAGGTCACACAGGCAGACTCGCCCGCCGGGCATCCAGATCCGCTCGATTGGTTGATGGCCACCGAGCGTGACGGACTGATTCGCCGCGCGGTCGATGAATTGTCGCCCAAGGACCGTGAACTCCTGCTCCTGAAGTACACCGAGGACTGGTCGTGTCGACAGCTTGCCGATCGGCTCGGACTGTCCGAATCGGCCGTTGAGGCTCGCCTGCACCGAGCCAGGGCTCGCCTCCGAACAAAGCTGGACCGCTGCTTGCAGCAGACCAATCGAGACTAA